A stretch of the Psychroserpens sp. Hel_I_66 genome encodes the following:
- a CDS encoding T9SS type B sorting domain-containing protein: MKKNSLLTLAILFCVAFTFAQQEASYWYFGQNAGLRFNAGAGTVTAITDGQINTLEGCTSISDTDGNLLFYSDGRTVWNANHVPMANASEALNTGLKGDDSSTSSGLIVPKPQDPNLYYIFTVDEPHHDNPSPPDGNDDGVNNGLMYSLVDITLDGGLGDVDDDEKNMPLITYDIDNALEERFKCSEKITAVKADDCSSFWVITHFIDTFYAFKVDINGVQTTPVISTVGPEVPISGYRRNALGYLKASPDGSKLAVAHFGFATTEGGDDGGGVYLLDFDNDTGTVSNSVELYSPNQDDSPYGIEFSAENRKVYATVGDGIQGNASSRIFQWDLESDDIPNSIQQIHSSNSLSAGALQLGLDKRIYRAQMSFSAFPNTGRFLGVINNPEATGTASNYNENGILVDINSGFQNVSRIGLPPFIQSLFNSQIDIIQNGISTTELKLCTGDMYTLIAEDVEGGTYTWMKDGAVLTETTFELDITEPGFYEVFIEPNNGECPIEGEAVVGVFDIPTATQPQNMVNCDLTEASVFDFTIQDADILNMQDPAQYSVRYFRTEEDADNSENEIIGDFTSEENPQIIYARVDNNDNPNCFATTSFTISVFLDPVINILDDITVCDTDFSTDSMDGFTTLTLNELNAGIIGAQDETLYTITYHPSQEDADDNTSPLPNTYTNTTPYTEEIFVRLENNLNNDCYTTDSFILNVNDAPQAIDSLLIQCDEDGIPEGFTTFDLNEAFDDITGGAPNRTINFYVSLSDLENDEDELNADAFENYFDPHIIYALVTNTTTGCTNIAELTLQSSSTSSNDTFIEVCDDDGTEDGFYNFNLNTALDAILFGISPDLDVTFYETYDNALIEDNPIGSTFTNTIAYNQTVYARVENMNACFGISAIELTVFELPNIVIQEDVYYCLNDFPQKIILTGGLIDDTPNNYYYDWSTGEDEFEIEVNEPGTYTVRVTSTDGCFKDRTINVLPSDIATFTDIQVTDASSNNTISVFVTGDGIYEYALDDPQGPYQESNIFENVSFGFHTVYVRDVENDCGIVDDIVSVIGFPKFFTPNGDTYNPYWQVKGISTDFQPNSQILIFDRYGKLLAEVDPLGPGWDGTFNGFNMPASDYWFVVTLEDGRVFKNHFALKR, from the coding sequence AGGTGATGATTCTAGTACTTCATCTGGATTAATAGTGCCAAAACCTCAAGATCCAAATTTGTATTATATTTTCACGGTAGATGAACCGCATCATGATAACCCTTCCCCTCCAGATGGTAATGATGATGGTGTTAATAATGGACTAATGTACTCATTAGTTGATATCACTTTAGATGGTGGTTTAGGAGATGTTGATGATGATGAAAAAAATATGCCTCTTATAACCTATGACATAGATAATGCTCTGGAGGAGCGATTTAAATGTTCAGAAAAAATTACTGCTGTAAAAGCAGACGATTGTTCTTCTTTTTGGGTGATTACCCATTTTATAGATACTTTTTATGCCTTTAAGGTCGATATCAATGGTGTACAGACCACACCTGTAATTTCTACCGTTGGGCCAGAAGTTCCTATTTCTGGGTATAGAAGAAATGCGCTTGGCTATCTCAAAGCTTCGCCTGATGGTTCAAAACTAGCAGTTGCCCATTTTGGGTTTGCAACTACGGAAGGTGGAGACGATGGTGGTGGCGTGTATTTATTAGATTTTGATAATGATACTGGTACTGTCTCAAACTCTGTTGAATTATACAGTCCTAACCAAGATGACAGCCCATATGGAATTGAGTTTTCTGCGGAAAATAGAAAAGTGTATGCAACGGTTGGCGATGGCATACAGGGAAATGCTTCTAGTAGAATATTTCAATGGGACTTAGAAAGTGATGACATTCCAAATTCCATACAGCAAATCCATAGTTCCAATTCTCTTAGCGCTGGTGCGCTTCAATTGGGATTAGACAAACGAATTTATAGAGCACAGATGAGCTTTTCAGCTTTCCCAAATACTGGTCGTTTTTTGGGTGTAATAAACAATCCCGAAGCAACGGGTACTGCTTCAAACTATAATGAAAATGGGATTTTGGTAGATATAAATAGTGGATTTCAAAATGTGAGTCGTATTGGCTTGCCTCCTTTTATCCAATCGCTGTTCAATTCTCAAATTGATATCATTCAAAATGGAATTAGCACTACAGAACTAAAACTTTGTACTGGAGATATGTACACCCTAATAGCAGAAGATGTTGAAGGAGGTACTTACACATGGATGAAAGATGGTGCTGTTTTAACAGAAACTACTTTTGAATTGGATATAACCGAACCCGGTTTTTACGAGGTTTTTATAGAACCAAATAATGGGGAATGTCCAATTGAAGGTGAAGCTGTTGTTGGTGTTTTTGATATCCCAACTGCAACGCAACCCCAAAATATGGTGAATTGTGATTTGACAGAAGCTTCGGTTTTTGATTTCACAATCCAAGATGCCGATATTTTAAACATGCAAGACCCAGCTCAATATTCGGTTCGGTATTTTAGAACGGAAGAAGATGCAGATAATAGCGAAAACGAAATTATTGGCGATTTTACTTCCGAAGAAAATCCGCAAATCATCTACGCTCGGGTAGATAATAATGATAACCCAAACTGCTTTGCCACAACCTCATTTACCATATCTGTATTTTTAGATCCTGTCATAAATATCTTAGATGATATTACTGTTTGCGATACCGATTTTAGCACAGACAGTATGGATGGCTTTACAACTCTAACTTTAAATGAATTAAATGCGGGAATTATTGGAGCGCAAGACGAAACTTTATATACAATTACCTATCATCCATCTCAGGAAGATGCAGATGACAATACCAGCCCATTACCTAATACATACACGAATACTACACCTTACACAGAAGAGATTTTCGTGAGATTAGAGAATAATCTAAATAACGATTGCTACACTACAGATTCATTTATCCTCAATGTTAACGATGCTCCACAAGCTATTGACTCATTGTTGATACAATGCGACGAGGATGGAATACCGGAAGGTTTCACCACGTTTGATCTCAACGAAGCGTTTGACGATATTACAGGTGGAGCACCAAATAGAACAATCAATTTCTATGTTTCGCTCAGTGATTTAGAAAACGATGAGGACGAGCTCAATGCAGATGCATTTGAGAATTATTTTGATCCGCATATCATTTATGCGTTGGTAACAAACACAACAACTGGTTGTACCAATATTGCAGAGCTTACCTTGCAATCAAGTTCAACATCCTCAAACGATACCTTTATAGAAGTTTGTGACGATGATGGGACCGAAGATGGTTTTTATAATTTTAATTTAAATACTGCTTTGGATGCTATTCTCTTCGGAATTTCTCCCGATCTCGACGTCACATTCTATGAAACCTATGACAATGCTTTAATAGAAGATAATCCCATTGGCTCAACCTTTACCAACACCATTGCGTATAACCAAACCGTTTATGCTCGTGTTGAAAACATGAATGCATGCTTCGGAATAAGCGCCATTGAGCTCACCGTTTTTGAATTGCCAAATATCGTAATTCAAGAAGATGTGTATTATTGCCTGAATGATTTTCCGCAGAAAATAATCTTAACTGGCGGATTAATTGACGATACGCCTAACAATTACTATTACGACTGGTCCACTGGAGAAGATGAGTTTGAAATTGAAGTGAACGAACCTGGAACTTACACTGTACGAGTCACCTCTACAGATGGTTGTTTTAAGGACAGGACGATAAACGTATTACCCTCAGACATTGCAACATTTACAGATATTCAAGTTACAGATGCGAGCTCAAATAATACAATTTCAGTATTTGTAACTGGTGATGGAATTTACGAATATGCATTGGATGATCCTCAAGGTCCTTACCAAGAAAGCAATATTTTTGAAAATGTAAGTTTTGGATTTCACACCGTTTATGTGCGTGATGTGGAGAATGATTGTGGTATTGTAGATGACATTGTTTCGGTGATTGGTTTCCCTAAGTTTTTTACACCAAATGGAGACACTTATAATCCCTATTGGCAGGTCAAAGGTATTTCAACAGATTTTCAACCTAACTCACAAATTCTTATTTTTGATCGCTATGGAAAATTGTTGGCAGAGGTTGACCCACTCGGTCCTGGTTGGGATGGTACTTTTAACGGGTTTAATATGCCTGCAAGTGATTATTGGTTTGTGGTCACTTTAGAAGATGGACGTGTTTTTAAAAACCATTTCGCTTTAAAAAGATAA
- a CDS encoding gliding motility-associated C-terminal domain-containing protein, protein MKQHTFIYLFFICISTASFAQDIELFEQFNGRYDYTAIGNTLNPFENNLDNSFCFPLESSSASLNIPATSTITAAYLYWAGSGSGDTNVMLNGLSVDADDTYIVEYVELTDTLTYFSCYTDITDFIISEGNVEYTFSGLDISEALINNDRYCTNRTNFAGWSIYVVYEDDALPLNQLNIYQGLEIINRNNQEKIIVIDNLNVIDNEGAKIGFLAWEGDNSLNFGESLSINDNIISNPPLNLGDNAFNGTNTFTNSSTFYNCDLDVYDIQDNINIGDTSATIKLTTGAFDEFDVFRADLIIINNIVTVLNSQLPDATITLDNYGINCGDRTVEVDYTVFNTNSTDFLPANTPIAFYAEGTLVGQTQTQNDIAIDASESGTFLLSLPDDIGDVILLTLVVDDDGTGNGIVSEIVEINNIDDDIIELLVIPDIQTLPNQVTCNEGFNSALFNLVEFVQNALESDIEAQYFISLEDLQANENAIINPENYNNTSNPQRIYVKVDNAPCYDIYEFEISVENCPPFVPDGFSPNADGFNDWFNIQGLYDIFENHELKIFNRYGTLIFEGDNDKKWFGIVNRGLNNHGKTVPVGTYFYILNPNDTNFKPMFGWVYVNY, encoded by the coding sequence ATGAAGCAACATACATTTATATATCTATTTTTTATATGTATCTCTACAGCTTCATTTGCACAGGATATTGAGTTATTTGAGCAGTTTAATGGTCGTTATGATTATACTGCAATTGGGAATACGCTCAATCCTTTTGAAAACAATCTCGATAATAGTTTCTGTTTTCCTTTAGAGTCTTCAAGTGCTTCTTTAAATATTCCTGCAACTTCTACAATTACTGCAGCTTACCTCTATTGGGCTGGATCGGGAAGTGGCGACACCAATGTGATGCTCAATGGTCTTTCTGTTGATGCAGATGATACTTACATTGTAGAGTATGTTGAGCTAACAGATACGCTTACCTATTTTTCCTGTTATACTGATATTACAGATTTTATAATTTCCGAAGGAAATGTTGAATACACGTTTTCTGGTCTTGATATTTCCGAAGCATTAATAAATAACGATCGCTATTGTACCAACCGTACAAATTTTGCAGGATGGAGCATTTATGTCGTTTACGAGGATGATGCATTGCCACTCAACCAATTAAATATTTACCAAGGTCTGGAAATCATCAATAGAAATAACCAGGAAAAAATCATTGTGATTGACAATCTCAATGTAATTGATAATGAAGGTGCAAAAATTGGTTTTCTAGCTTGGGAAGGCGATAATAGTTTGAATTTTGGTGAAAGTCTATCTATTAATGATAACATCATTTCAAATCCGCCACTCAACTTGGGTGACAATGCATTTAATGGCACCAATACGTTTACAAATTCCAGTACGTTTTATAATTGTGATTTAGATGTTTATGACATTCAAGACAACATTAACATTGGCGACACGAGTGCAACCATTAAACTAACCACTGGCGCTTTTGATGAGTTTGATGTTTTTAGGGCAGATTTAATAATCATTAATAATATTGTAACGGTTTTAAATAGCCAGCTACCAGATGCCACAATCACTTTAGATAATTACGGTATAAACTGTGGTGATAGAACTGTAGAAGTTGATTATACGGTCTTTAATACCAATAGTACAGATTTTTTACCAGCCAATACACCCATAGCTTTTTATGCTGAAGGCACGTTGGTTGGCCAAACACAAACCCAAAATGATATTGCTATTGATGCTTCGGAAAGTGGAACATTCCTATTATCGCTGCCCGATGATATTGGTGATGTCATCCTCCTGACTTTGGTAGTTGATGATGACGGAACCGGTAATGGCATCGTTTCTGAAATTGTTGAAATCAACAATATTGATGATGACATTATAGAACTTTTGGTCATACCAGACATACAAACACTGCCCAATCAAGTCACATGTAATGAAGGTTTTAATAGCGCTCTGTTCAATTTGGTTGAATTTGTCCAAAATGCTTTAGAAAGCGATATTGAAGCCCAATACTTTATAAGTCTTGAAGATTTACAGGCCAATGAAAATGCCATTATAAATCCTGAAAATTACAATAATACAAGTAACCCGCAGCGTATTTATGTCAAAGTAGATAATGCGCCATGTTATGATATTTATGAATTTGAGATTTCCGTAGAAAATTGTCCGCCATTTGTGCCAGACGGTTTTTCCCCAAATGCAGACGGATTTAACGATTGGTTTAATATTCAAGGGTTGTATGATATCTTTGAAAATCATGAACTGAAAATTTTTAATCGTTATGGGACTTTAATCTTTGAAGGCGATAACGATAAAAAATGGTTTGGAATCGTCAATCGAGGCTTGAACAATCATGGTAAAACTGTACCGGTTGGTACTTATTTTTATATTTTAAATCCAAACGACACCAATTTTAAACCAATGTTTGGTTGGGTCTACGTCAACTATTAG
- a CDS encoding T9SS type B sorting domain-containing protein, producing MLLKKSLAALACLFCCITGAQQITIDNTFTEQQLIENNLIQGCVEIDNIQSQVNGQVNGFNSFAYFESADSGFPFQNGIMLSTGNPISGGNTQNNNVLNEGETDWLTDPDLETALGINNTLNATSIEFDFISVTDQITFNYILASEEYFGDFPCNYSDGFAFLIKQTGTSDPYVNIAVIPGTSTPVNTNTIHDEIVGFCSPSNEEYFEGYNLGDTNYNGRTKVMTAFATITPNVQYSIKLVIADQTDKNYDSAVFIEGSSFNANIDLGPDIQTCASTVTLDGNINNPDAIYSWYFNGNLIDGGTEPTADVTESGDYTIFAEIPLADSTCVIEDTVNVLLSSTQAADLIPDFEICDDSSADEIEVFDLSIKDADVLSSVPASDYIISYHLSSIDAQNDVNAISGSFQNTTNPQTIYVKIEDTINGCLAFQNFDLVVNPLPSVTQPTILIACADSAADGSTVIDLSVKDEEITNGNLDLAVTYHLTQTDASNGENAIALPYANTGVNETIFVNVTNMITGCSTTTTLDFEVNNSPTINTQEHYIDACDTDNDGFTTFDLTSIIDDILEGLTGVSVTFHTSIDDANANENAVEDEANFENTVANQQTLYIRVEDDATGCASITPIQVHSNLLLSATFIRNMGVCDIGNDGEENFDFDEITESFLGELETIMDYEIEIIYYLTEEDRDNQINPIDTSVSFTPTSNPQTIYIRLVSPTCEEISDFDLIINPITEFGPIDNQPICDEDQDGITTINLSQFDLMITLGQPNFTVRYFSSEEDAENGNDPLPTIYTNTSTTETLWARVTFGPTSCADINQFQIEVFPAPIANEPSGIIICDDDQDGISNINLNAKISELVDDTTNLNITFHTVLADAENDSNSISATTFYPASTGTIYARVENATTGCSTIESFEVIVNTVPVISNINLYKFCEIGEDGFGEFIFSTQDTAILDGQTGKEVFYFETAIDAENNTNPIDKDEVYINTTNPQTIHVRVENITDPNCYNTSSFSIEVGTNPTHNEPTDIFVCDDMTNDGSVNFDFNVQLNEITQGFPDIQEVTFHTSQLDAENNTNAQPLSFDNTVNPQQIYVRINNGSICESYTSFVLNVIAAPEVNPSQPLTQCDEDYDGITTFDLTLSEFDILDVRQDNIVITYHETEADALTQDNAISNPTNYTNLTNPQTVYVRVTNTISDCFASVPLELIVNLPPAINPISSFDICDNETSTTDLTQINSSLLLQTANVVVNYFSSEEDASNQENVLDINYTYLTTSDVLFARVEFSTTHCFYIHDFILNVNPLPIANQPDDLESCDDDFDGFYEFDLNQQNAQILGSQDPTDFYVTYYLDNVLAEEGTNAIGLSYDALDGDVIYARVENNDTGCYSITSFTTFVYEKPILDIGNQVICLENLPLIVSANTNNAGDAYDWSTNETTPEIEIVEVGTYSVTVTTPNGCETTEVFTVIESEAATIEITETIDFSDPNNIIVTISGIGNYLYQLDDDEPQQSNVFESVSLGYHTLRIIDLNGCAEVTKEIVVIDAPKFFTPNNDSYFDTWHITGVETLTGTIVYIYDRYGKLLTTLDSNSKGWDGYYNGHLMRANDYWFVADVKKGNIEFQVKGHFALRL from the coding sequence ATGCTATTAAAAAAGTCCCTCGCTGCACTGGCATGTCTATTTTGCTGTATTACTGGTGCCCAACAAATTACAATAGATAATACATTTACTGAGCAACAACTTATTGAAAACAACCTCATACAAGGTTGTGTTGAAATAGACAACATCCAATCTCAGGTCAATGGTCAAGTGAATGGCTTTAACAGTTTTGCTTATTTTGAAAGTGCAGACTCTGGTTTTCCTTTTCAAAACGGTATTATGCTTTCTACAGGAAACCCAATCTCTGGTGGTAACACCCAAAATAACAATGTTCTAAACGAAGGTGAAACAGATTGGTTGACAGATCCAGATCTAGAAACTGCTCTAGGAATCAATAATACGTTAAACGCTACTTCTATAGAGTTTGACTTTATTTCAGTAACAGATCAAATCACCTTTAATTACATATTAGCTTCCGAAGAATACTTTGGAGATTTTCCATGTAATTACAGTGACGGTTTTGCATTTTTGATAAAACAAACAGGAACTTCAGACCCTTATGTAAATATTGCGGTAATCCCAGGAACCTCAACACCTGTAAATACGAATACCATCCACGATGAGATTGTTGGATTTTGCTCTCCTTCTAATGAGGAGTATTTTGAAGGTTATAATCTTGGAGATACCAATTATAATGGTAGGACTAAAGTGATGACAGCTTTTGCTACAATAACTCCAAATGTACAGTACAGTATAAAGTTAGTCATTGCAGATCAAACAGATAAAAATTATGATTCCGCAGTTTTCATTGAGGGAAGTAGCTTTAACGCCAATATAGATTTAGGTCCAGATATTCAAACGTGTGCAAGTACCGTAACTCTAGATGGAAATATAAATAATCCAGACGCTATTTACTCATGGTATTTTAACGGAAATTTAATTGATGGAGGCACAGAGCCAACAGCTGATGTCACAGAATCTGGTGATTACACTATTTTTGCTGAAATACCTTTGGCAGATTCCACCTGCGTTATTGAAGATACAGTAAATGTTCTATTAAGTTCTACTCAAGCAGCAGATTTAATTCCAGATTTCGAAATTTGTGATGATAGCAGTGCTGATGAGATTGAGGTATTTGATTTATCCATTAAAGATGCAGATGTGCTGTCTTCAGTTCCTGCATCAGATTATATAATTTCTTACCATTTAAGTTCTATTGACGCTCAAAATGATGTAAATGCTATATCTGGCTCATTTCAGAATACAACCAACCCACAAACCATTTATGTAAAAATTGAGGATACTATTAACGGATGTTTGGCGTTTCAAAATTTTGATTTGGTTGTTAATCCGCTCCCTTCTGTTACGCAACCTACAATATTGATTGCCTGTGCAGATAGTGCAGCAGACGGTTCTACTGTAATCGATTTATCTGTAAAAGATGAAGAGATCACTAATGGAAATTTAGATCTAGCAGTTACTTACCATTTAACTCAAACCGATGCTTCCAATGGCGAAAACGCTATTGCTTTACCTTATGCAAATACAGGTGTTAATGAAACGATTTTTGTAAACGTCACTAATATGATTACAGGTTGTTCTACAACAACGACCTTAGATTTTGAAGTCAACAACAGCCCAACGATCAATACCCAAGAACATTATATTGATGCCTGCGACACAGATAACGATGGTTTTACAACTTTCGATTTGACATCAATTATTGATGATATTTTAGAAGGTCTAACAGGTGTTAGTGTTACTTTTCATACGTCAATAGATGATGCCAATGCCAATGAAAATGCTGTTGAGGACGAAGCAAATTTTGAAAATACGGTAGCAAATCAACAAACGTTATATATTAGAGTTGAAGATGACGCTACAGGTTGTGCATCTATAACACCAATTCAAGTACACTCAAATTTGTTACTGTCTGCAACATTTATAAGAAACATGGGAGTTTGTGACATAGGCAATGATGGTGAGGAGAATTTCGATTTTGATGAGATTACAGAATCATTTCTAGGTGAATTAGAAACGATCATGGATTATGAAATTGAAATCATATATTATTTAACCGAAGAGGATAGAGACAATCAAATCAACCCAATAGATACTTCAGTTTCTTTTACTCCAACATCAAATCCACAAACGATCTATATTAGATTAGTAAGTCCTACTTGTGAGGAGATTTCAGATTTTGATTTAATCATCAACCCAATTACAGAATTTGGTCCAATTGATAATCAGCCAATTTGCGATGAAGATCAAGACGGTATTACAACTATAAATTTAAGTCAGTTTGATCTTATGATCACGCTTGGTCAACCAAATTTTACGGTAAGGTATTTTTCTTCGGAAGAAGATGCCGAAAATGGCAACGACCCTTTACCAACAATCTACACTAACACCTCAACCACAGAAACGCTTTGGGCAAGAGTCACTTTCGGGCCAACATCTTGTGCAGATATCAATCAATTTCAAATTGAAGTTTTTCCCGCTCCTATAGCAAACGAACCTAGCGGAATCATAATTTGTGATGACGATCAAGATGGGATCTCAAATATTAATCTGAATGCTAAAATTTCAGAGTTAGTTGATGATACCACCAATTTAAACATCACTTTCCATACTGTTCTTGCAGATGCCGAGAATGATAGTAATTCAATTTCAGCAACAACATTTTATCCAGCAAGTACAGGTACAATTTACGCTAGGGTAGAAAATGCGACTACTGGGTGTTCAACAATTGAAAGTTTTGAGGTTATTGTAAATACTGTCCCTGTTATTAGTAATATCAACTTATACAAATTTTGTGAAATTGGCGAGGATGGATTTGGTGAGTTCATCTTTTCAACACAGGATACAGCCATTTTAGATGGTCAAACCGGTAAAGAAGTATTTTATTTTGAAACTGCTATCGATGCAGAAAACAATACAAATCCAATAGACAAGGATGAGGTTTACATCAACACTACAAACCCGCAAACTATTCATGTACGTGTTGAAAATATTACAGATCCAAATTGCTATAATACATCATCTTTTTCTATAGAAGTTGGTACTAATCCAACCCACAATGAACCTACAGATATATTTGTATGTGATGACATGACCAATGATGGGAGCGTAAATTTTGATTTCAATGTTCAACTCAATGAAATCACTCAGGGTTTTCCAGATATTCAAGAAGTTACATTTCATACATCACAACTAGATGCAGAAAACAATACCAATGCACAACCGTTGAGTTTTGACAACACCGTAAACCCACAACAAATTTATGTAAGGATAAATAATGGCTCAATTTGTGAATCCTATACATCATTTGTACTTAACGTTATTGCTGCTCCGGAAGTTAACCCTTCACAACCCTTAACTCAATGTGACGAAGATTATGATGGGATCACGACATTTGATTTAACACTGTCTGAATTTGATATTTTAGACGTAAGGCAAGATAATATTGTGATTACGTATCACGAGACAGAAGCTGATGCACTCACCCAAGACAATGCGATTTCAAATCCAACAAATTATACAAATCTTACAAATCCGCAAACGGTTTATGTACGTGTAACAAATACTATTTCAGATTGTTTTGCATCTGTACCGCTGGAGCTTATCGTTAATTTGCCACCAGCAATAAACCCAATTTCAAGTTTTGATATTTGCGACAATGAGACGAGCACTACAGATTTAACTCAAATCAACTCCTCATTACTTTTACAAACAGCCAATGTTGTTGTAAACTATTTTTCTTCGGAAGAAGATGCTAGTAATCAAGAAAACGTATTAGATATTAATTACACATATCTAACAACTAGCGATGTATTGTTTGCACGCGTAGAGTTTTCAACAACGCACTGCTTTTATATCCATGATTTCATTCTTAACGTTAACCCATTACCAATAGCAAATCAGCCAGATGATCTAGAATCCTGCGATGATGATTTTGATGGTTTTTATGAATTTGATCTAAACCAGCAAAATGCCCAAATCTTAGGCAGTCAAGATCCTACGGATTTTTACGTAACCTATTATTTAGATAACGTATTGGCAGAAGAAGGCACAAATGCTATCGGTCTAAGCTACGACGCATTAGATGGCGACGTTATTTATGCTCGTGTAGAAAATAATGATACAGGATGCTACAGCATAACTTCATTCACAACATTTGTCTATGAAAAACCAATTCTAGACATTGGCAATCAAGTGATCTGTTTAGAAAACTTACCACTTATTGTTAGCGCAAATACAAATAATGCTGGAGATGCTTATGATTGGTCAACAAATGAAACCACTCCAGAAATTGAAATTGTTGAAGTCGGGACCTATTCAGTTACGGTAACGACACCAAACGGTTGTGAGACTACTGAAGTATTTACAGTAATAGAATCTGAAGCTGCAACCATAGAAATTACAGAAACAATAGATTTCTCAGACCCTAACAATATTATAGTGACCATTAGCGGTATAGGAAATTACCTCTATCAACTCGACGATGATGAACCTCAACAATCTAATGTTTTCGAGAGCGTAAGCTTAGGCTACCATACGTTGAGAATTATAGATTTAAATGGCTGTGCAGAAGTCACTAAAGAGATTGTTGTTATTGATGCTCCAAAATTCTTTACCCCAAATAACGATTCTTACTTTGACACTTGGCATATTACTGGAGTTGAAACTTTAACAGGTACAATTGTATATATTTATGATCGTTACGGAAAATTATTAACCACATTAGACTCTAATTCTAAAGGTTGGGATGGTTACTATAATGGCCATCTCATGAGAGCAAACGATTATTGGTTTGTTGCAGATGTTAAAAAGGGCAACATCGAGTTCCAAGTGAAAGGTCATTTCGCATTGCGACTGTAA